GCTCATCTACAGCGATTAAGTAATCGTTGCATCCAGCACGAAATCAGGGCGGCCTTCAGGTCGCCCTTCATCAAATCCGGTCAATTTACCGCCAGTCGCGGTAACGATTTACCATCACGGACGTGTTTCTAAGGTACTTGTTATGTCCGAGCAGTTCCTCTACTTCCTCCAGCAGATGTTCAACGGAGTGACCCTGGGCAGCACCTATGCGCTGATTGCCATCGGGTACACCATGGTTTACGGCATTATCGGCATGATTAACTTCGCCCATGGCGAGGTGTACATGATCGGTAGCTATGTTTCCTTTATCGTGATTGCCGCGCTGATGATGATGGGCATCGACACCACCTGGCTGATGATTGCCGCTGGGTTTGTCATGGCGATCATCATCTCCAGCGCCTACGGCTGGAGCATCGAACGTGTGGCTTATAAGCCGGTTCGTTCCTCGAAGCGCCTGATCGCGCTGATCTCCGCCATCGGTATGTCGATCTTCCTGCAAAACTACGTCAGCCTGACGCAAGGCTCGCGCGATCTCGCGCTGCCGAGCCTGATCACCGGCCAATGGACGCTGGGCGAAAGCAACGGCTTTGCCGCCACGCTCTCCACCATGCAGCTGATGATCTGGGTGGTGACCTTTATCGCCATGCTGGCACTGACGATTTTTATCCGTTATTCGCGCATGGGCCGCGCCTGCCGTGCCTGCGCGGAAGACCTGAAAATGGCCAGCTTGCTGGGCATCAACACCGACCGCGTGATTTCGCTGACCTTTGTGATTGGCGCGGCGATGGCGGCCGTTGCCGGGGTGTTGCTGGGGCAGTTCTACGGCTCCATCAACCCGTTTATCGGTTTTATGGCGGGGATGAAAGCCTTTACCGCCGCGGTGCTGGGTGGCATTGGCAGCATTCCGGGCGCGATGATTGGCGGCCTGGTACTGGGCATTGCCGAAGCGCTGACGTCGGCTTATCTCTCCACCGAATATAAAGATGTGGTTTCCTTTGCGCTGCTGATTGTGGTGCTGCTGGTCATGCCGACCGGCATCCTTGGCCGTCCGGAGGTGGAAAAAGTATGAAGCGCCTCGGTCTGGTTAACGCCGTTGTCTCAACGGTGATGTTGCTGGTGCTTGCCACCTTTTTTATGGGCATGCGCCTTGATCTTGATGGCACCAAACTGGTGGTGTCGAATGCCGGAACGGTGCGCTGGAACTGGATTTTTGTCGGTTGCGGCGTGGTGTTTTTGTTCCAGCTGTTGCGTCCGTTATTCCAGGGTGTGTTGAAACGTGGCGGCAACGGGCTGGTGCTGCCGGGCTTTGATGGTTCAACGCCGAAGCAGAAGCTGGTAATGGTGCTGTTTATCGTCGCGGCGGTGATCTGGCCGTTCCTGGTGTCGCGCGGCAGTGTGGATATCGCCACCCTGACGTTGATCTACGTGATGCTGGGGCTGGGTCTTAACGTGGTGGTGGGGTTGTCTGGCTTGCTGGTACTGGGCTACGGCGGCTTCTATGCCATCGGTGCTTACACCTTCGCCTTGCTGAATCACTACTACGGTTTTGGTTTCTGGCAGAGCCTGCCGCTGGCGGGGCTGGTGGCCGGGGCGTTTGGTTTGTTGCTCGGCTTCCCGGTGCTGCGTCTGCGCGGTGATTACCTGGCGATCGTCACCCTCGGCTTTGGCGAGATTGTGCGTATCCTGCTGCTGAATAACACCGCCATTACCGGTGGTCCGAACGGCATCGCGCAGATCCCGAAACCGACCTTATTTGGTCTGGAGTTTGGCCGTAAGGTCAGCGAAGGCGGCTGGGGCACCTTCCATGAGGTGTTTGGCCTGAAATACGACCCGAATGACCGCGTTATTTTCCTCTATCTGGTCGCGCTGCTGCTGGTGGTGCTGACGCTGATTATCATCAACCGTCTGCTGCGCATGCCGCTGGGACGTGCCTGGGAAGCGCTGCGCGAAGATGAAATCGCCTGTCGTTCCCTCGGCCTCAGCCCGACGCGTATCAAGCTGACGGCGTTCACCATCAGTGCGGCCTTCGCCGGGTTTGCCGGTACGTTGTTTGCCGCGCGCCAGGGCTTTGTCAGCCCGGAATCCTTCACCTTTGTCGAGTCGGCGTTTGTGCTGGCGATTGTGGTGCTGGGTGGGATGGGATCGCAGTTTGCCGTGATCCTCGCGGCGGTGCTGCTGGTGGTGTCGCGCGAGCTGATGCGCGATCTGAATGAATACAGCATGCTGGTGCTGGGTGGCTTAATGGTGCTGATGATGATTTGGCGTCCGCAGGGTCTGCTGCCGATGAAACGTCCGCATCTGAAACTGAAACAGGGTAAAGCGGGAGAGCAGGCATGAGTCAGCCTTTATTAGCGGTAGAAGGCCTGATGATGCGCTTTGGTGGCCTGCTGGCGGTGAACAACGTAGCGCTGGAACTGCGTGAGCAGGAAATCGTGTCGCTGATCGGCCCGAATGGTGCCGGTAAAACCACGGTGTTCAACTGTCTGACCGGTTTCTACAAGCCAACGGGTGGCAGCATCAAACTGCGCGACCAGCATCTGGAAGGATTGCCGGGGCAGAAAATCGCGCGCATGGGCATTGTGCGTACCTTCCAGCACGTGCGTCTGTTCCGTGAGATGACGGTGATTGAAAACCTGCTGGTGGCGCAACATCAGCATCTGAAAAGCGGCGTGTTCTCCGGGTTGTTTAAAACCCCGGCTTTCCGCAAAGGGGAAAGTGAAGCGCTGGACCGTGCCGCGACCTGGCTGGAGCGTATTGGTCTGCTCGAACTGGCGAATCGCCAGGCGGGTAACCTGGCTTATGGTCAGCAGCGTCGGCTGGAGATTGCGCGCTGTATGGTGACGCGTCCGGAAATCCTGATGCTGGATGAGCCTGCCGCCGGTCTTAACCCGAAAGAGACACACGAACTGGACGAGCTGATCGCGGAACTGCGTGGCGAGCATAAGGTGTCGGTGTTGTTGATCGAACATGATATGAAGCTGGTGATGGGGATTTCTGATCGCATCTACGTGGTCAATCAGGGAACGCCGCTGGCCAATGGCACGCCGGAAGAGATTCGTAACAACCCGGACGTGATCCGTGCCTATTTAGGAGAGGCATAACATGGCCAACCCGATGTTAACTATTGAAAACGTCAGCGCGCATTACGGCAAAATTCAGGCGCTGCATAACGTCAGCCTGTATATCAATCAGGGAGAGATTGTCACCCTGATCGGTGCCAACGGTGCGGGTAAAACCACGCTGCTCGGCACGCTGTGCGGCGAGCCGCGCGCCACCTCGGGTGCCATCACGTTTGATGGCAAAACCATTACCGACTGGCAAACCGCGCGCATTATGCGCGAGGCGATCGCCATCGTGCCGGAAGGGCGGCGGGTGTTTTCGCGCATGACAGTGGAAGAGAACCTGGCAATGGGTGGCTTCTTTGCCAGCCGTAGCCAGTATCAGGAGCGTATTGAACGCGTTTATGATCTGTTCCCACGTCTGGCAGAGCGTAAGGTGCAGCGTGCAGGCACCATGTCGGGCGGTGAGCAGCAGATGCTGGCGATTGGCCGTGCGCTGATGAGCCAGCCGCGTCTGCTGTTGCTGGATGAACCGTCACTGGGCCTCGCGCCGATCATCATTCAGCAGATTTTCGACACCATCGAACAGCTGCGTAAAGAAGGGATGACCATCTTCCTGGTGGAGCAGAACGCCAACCAGGCGCTGAAACTGGCCGACCGTGGCTACGTGCTGGAGAACGGGCATGTGGTGCTGGAGGATACCGGCGAGGCGTTGTTATCCAACGAAGCGGTACGTAGTGCATATTTGGGTGCCTGACCTGTAGCTACCGTCTTGAGCGTCAATCCCTGGTGCGAATAAATTCGCACCCTACAGATGTAGGGTCGGCATTAATGCCGACCAGGCCAGGAACCGCACGGAGCCGTAGCGGCGCGATTTATCGCGCTGTTTTTTTGCCACCGTAACGGCTGAACGGCGCGCGATAAATCGCGCCGCTACACCAGGTACGGTTGGCAAAATCGCGCCAATCTAAACTCTTGTCCCTGTCATATTCCCGTCATTAACCTGTTATTTTTCCGTCATTTTCCCGTGTCATGTTACTTCGCGAACAAAAAATGCGTGATTTCGCGCGTATCTAACAGCACAGGAAA
This genomic stretch from Pantoea cypripedii harbors:
- the livG gene encoding high-affinity branched-chain amino acid ABC transporter ATP-binding protein LivG, with the translated sequence MSQPLLAVEGLMMRFGGLLAVNNVALELREQEIVSLIGPNGAGKTTVFNCLTGFYKPTGGSIKLRDQHLEGLPGQKIARMGIVRTFQHVRLFREMTVIENLLVAQHQHLKSGVFSGLFKTPAFRKGESEALDRAATWLERIGLLELANRQAGNLAYGQQRRLEIARCMVTRPEILMLDEPAAGLNPKETHELDELIAELRGEHKVSVLLIEHDMKLVMGISDRIYVVNQGTPLANGTPEEIRNNPDVIRAYLGEA
- the livH gene encoding high-affinity branched-chain amino acid ABC transporter permease LivH, translated to MSEQFLYFLQQMFNGVTLGSTYALIAIGYTMVYGIIGMINFAHGEVYMIGSYVSFIVIAALMMMGIDTTWLMIAAGFVMAIIISSAYGWSIERVAYKPVRSSKRLIALISAIGMSIFLQNYVSLTQGSRDLALPSLITGQWTLGESNGFAATLSTMQLMIWVVTFIAMLALTIFIRYSRMGRACRACAEDLKMASLLGINTDRVISLTFVIGAAMAAVAGVLLGQFYGSINPFIGFMAGMKAFTAAVLGGIGSIPGAMIGGLVLGIAEALTSAYLSTEYKDVVSFALLIVVLLVMPTGILGRPEVEKV
- a CDS encoding high-affinity branched-chain amino acid ABC transporter permease LivM, with translation MKRLGLVNAVVSTVMLLVLATFFMGMRLDLDGTKLVVSNAGTVRWNWIFVGCGVVFLFQLLRPLFQGVLKRGGNGLVLPGFDGSTPKQKLVMVLFIVAAVIWPFLVSRGSVDIATLTLIYVMLGLGLNVVVGLSGLLVLGYGGFYAIGAYTFALLNHYYGFGFWQSLPLAGLVAGAFGLLLGFPVLRLRGDYLAIVTLGFGEIVRILLLNNTAITGGPNGIAQIPKPTLFGLEFGRKVSEGGWGTFHEVFGLKYDPNDRVIFLYLVALLLVVLTLIIINRLLRMPLGRAWEALREDEIACRSLGLSPTRIKLTAFTISAAFAGFAGTLFAARQGFVSPESFTFVESAFVLAIVVLGGMGSQFAVILAAVLLVVSRELMRDLNEYSMLVLGGLMVLMMIWRPQGLLPMKRPHLKLKQGKAGEQA
- the livF gene encoding high-affinity branched-chain amino acid ABC transporter ATP-binding protein LivF, whose translation is MANPMLTIENVSAHYGKIQALHNVSLYINQGEIVTLIGANGAGKTTLLGTLCGEPRATSGAITFDGKTITDWQTARIMREAIAIVPEGRRVFSRMTVEENLAMGGFFASRSQYQERIERVYDLFPRLAERKVQRAGTMSGGEQQMLAIGRALMSQPRLLLLDEPSLGLAPIIIQQIFDTIEQLRKEGMTIFLVEQNANQALKLADRGYVLENGHVVLEDTGEALLSNEAVRSAYLGA